In a single window of the Helicoverpa zea isolate HzStark_Cry1AcR chromosome 9, ilHelZeax1.1, whole genome shotgun sequence genome:
- the LOC124633039 gene encoding 26S proteasome non-ATPase regulatory subunit 10-like, translating into MILHFRFVFNSKILHFTVYYIEFRDFATKEALLNKFALLPSLIDTNPSFLNYLNNYKHKSIMSIGSVYETAYRGDFNQVKVKVDEDNALINRPDSNQRLLIHWAALGGNKHLVDFLIDLGSPIDPLDDTNSTPLILSSSAGRVDVVKLLLSKGANVNQKTNRGQSSLHYACSKGHFEVSKLLIEYDANVNDADVLNATPLHRAAAQGRSNIVELLLASPHIKVDVCDSTGSTPLHIACEEDREAVACMLVKAGANMELANKDKKTPLELSSSPKLRNILRAIVI; encoded by the exons ATGATACTTCATTTTCgatttgtgtttaattcaaaGATTTTGCATTTCACTGTTTATTACATTGAATTTCGTGATTTTGCAACAAAAGAAgcgcttttaaataaatttgccTTGCTTCCTTCGTTGATTGACACTAACCctagttttttaaattatctaaataattataaacacaaAAGCATCATGTCTATAGGCTCAGTTTATGAAACCGCATACCGAGGAGACTTTAATCAAGTAAAAGTTAAGGTTGATGAAGATAATGCTTTGATAAATAGACCAGATTCG AACCAACGTCTTCTAATTCATTGGGCTGCATTGGGAGGGAACAAACACTTGGTTGACTTCTTGATTGATTTAGGAAGTCCCATTGACCCTTTGGATGACACAAATTCAACTCCTTTAATACTATCGTCGTCAGCTGGGAGAGTAGATGTAGTAAAACTTCTGCTGAGCAAGGGAGCCAATGTTAATCAGAAAACTAATCGAGGGCAATCATCTTTACATTATGCTTGTTCTAAAGGCCATTTTGAG GTATCAAAATTACTAATTGAATATGATGCAAATGTCAATGATGCAGATGTTTTGAATGCAACACCTTTGCATCGAGCTGCAGCTCAAGGCAGAAGTAATATTGTGGAACTTCTCCTAGCCTCACCACATATAAAAGTAGATGTGTGTGATTCCACAGGATCAACACCATT GCATATAGCCTGCGAGGAAGATAGAGAAGCAGTAGCCTGCATGTTGGTCAAAGCTGGAGCTAATATGGAATTGgccaataaagataaaaaaacacCTTTGGAATTAAGTTCATCACCAAAGTTGAGAAATATTTTAAGAGctattgtaatataa